The nucleotide sequence TTGTCTTCACGTGCGTGAACCTGGCACTCATCTGGTGCTTCTGTTGGCATTGCCGTGCCCAGCGGTGAGCctgttggtgctgctgccccctccccacctcacTCACCCCCCCCATCTCATCCTCCCTTCGTATCGTCCATCCTCGACCTCCTTGCCACACATCCAGTGCGTAGTAGTCccccatatatatatacaccGTACacgtacatatatatatttgcTTGaccttctccccaccccctcatCATTCACCTCCCCTTCCCCGTGCACCTCCCCTCGCACCTCtcggcacgcacgcgcgtgggcttccttctttttcgcttgCGTCTTGCGCAtcccccctttttcttcgctctccctgcaccgccacgtAAAACCACGGCGGGGAGGGTCCGGAGGTGCACAGGTGtcgtgtgcacacacgctcatCTACGCAGTCGCAGAGGTCCGGTCGTCTTCGGCTCTCGCGTATTTGAGTAGGGAGTGcgccaaacacacacacacaccaaatAGGCTCTCGTAGATCATCGTGTGCGGGGAATCTGCAGTCGGTGCTCTAGCACCGGTCTCCTTCATCTTTCCTCACTACCACCCGTGTACCATCTTGCCGTCGACGATGGCGCATCATCAGCCCACAAATGTGGAGGTGGAAAACAAGGTAGCCTTCTTCGTTCAGCTCAACGCCTTGCTCACGCGGATCAGCTCCGTGGTGAGCAGCGATGCCCTCAGCAGTGCGCAGAAGGCAAAACTGAGCGACGTGCGTAGCGCCACCGAGGCATGGCTAAAGGACGTCGGCGTTATTAGTGCACCACGCCccttcatcgccgccgcaccaccaccaccaccaccgacgccgctgcgctcaTCCGTAACGGAGacccctgcagcagcagcgcccctgTCGGAAACGGTGGCAGCCAGCAAGCAGCAAGACGAAGAgcaggcagaggcagcactGGCCCAGGCACCCgaagcaccagcggcagagCAAGCGACGGCAACAACGTCATCGGCTGCAGACGGCCCTGCGCGtgcatcggcgtcgccggcTACGCCTGGAGgatccagcaccgccaccgcggcagtCACCTCGACGCATGAGCGGGCAGATGCGCGCAAGTTGGTAGGCCTTGTGAGCTACCTGCGACTGCTCTTCGATAGTGACGTACCGGAGAGGGCGAAACTGCAGGAGTTTGGTAAAAGTCTTGTGCGCCTGTTGAtggtgcggtgctgctcgacgaTTATGGCCTCTCTCCAGCACGTCGTGCACCACACGTATatcggcaccaccaccgccgccgaggaggagggcgacgcaGAGGCAGCTCTGTCGGCGCTCTTCGTGCAGCTTGCAAAGGAAATCGACGTGGCCACGAAGGCTCTGCTCGGCTGTGTTCGACTCatcacctccagcgccgtccTTTCAGAAGCGGCCAGTGCCCGTTTTCCTGTGCAGCTGTGTGTCGACGTGGTGAAGCAGACCCGTCGCGCACAGGTGTACTTCCAGTCACGCgtagagagggaggagtATCATCTGCTGCGCACGTTCGTCACGTCCTCCGATACCGCGGCAAAATCGACGGAGGGGTCATTGGAGGACGTGGACGCGGTGCACGACGCCCTTGAGAGCGTATCACCGGAGCGTGTGGCGGcacacgtgctgcgccgcgttgaagcgctgcggcggcgatggggCCCATCTCTGGTGCACAGCGTCCGCAACATCGGTGACGTCATTGAGCCATCTGTGAAGTTTCTGGCGACAGTTGCCGCCGTCCGTGCCGAGggagcaccggcgccgcttgTGGCACTCAAAAAGGACGCCGCCCACGACCTCTTTTCGCTCTGCGAGCCTGTGACGGTGGCGACTACGGCGGCGGGCGGGCAGCCCTGTCTTGCCAAGTCGCTCTCCACATGTGACTCGCCATCTGTCGTGGCGGCGCCCGTTAGTGCGAGCAGCGCTACGCCACTGGcgtggcgagcagcggcgggcgaggTGCTCAtccgcctcggcagcagcttctccgccgactacctcgctgccgtggcggcgtgctgcgggGACAGCAACGAAGGCGAGCTTCTCGCTACTCGGCTTCTCACGGACATGTTGAAGTGCGTCGCGGCCCACGATTTGCCGCTTCTGCGGTGTGTGCTGCTAGACGGTCGGTGGTACCGGGCCTTGTACGGCGGCATCCTCAACTGCGTCTCCTCAAGCCAGCCGGCAGTGTTGGCTGCCGGGCTGGATGCGCTCGGGCTGCTAACCACCGCCTGCCCAGTGGTGATTGGCCGGGAGGTGGGTCTCCTTTACAGCAACGTtgtgctgcgcctgctggagTCCTCGAACACCCCGCAGTATGTGAAGCGCACTATCGTGCTTCACTTCGTCACAACGTTcatgggcagcggcagcaccctccccgccgacggcggcggcggcgccattCCTCTCATCCTCCACTTGTACCGCCTGTACGACCTCAATGTGCACGCCCATCAGCTGAACCtcatgcagcagctcaccagCGCCCTCTCCCGCATCGTGCGGGCCGCGCCAAAGGAAGAGCTCATGCAGGACGCCGTGGTGCGGGAACAACTGCAAATCCAGCAAGAGGCGGCGCCAAGTGCAGTGATGACGGCGCCCGCGGCTCAGTTGGACGGGGCACAGCATCGTGCTGAAGTTGCGAACGGCACCACGTCCTCGGAGCCGTCCTCTCTGGTCGCGGCCGCCCTCAACCCGGCCTCACTCTCACTCCCTGCCATGGCGCTACACGGACTCGTCCGGATCGTCGAACTCCTGACGACGCAGACGCCTcccgaggaggagagcggcaagGATGTGCTCGCCTCACTGCCTGCCATGACGTGTCGCGAGTCTAAGCTcaaggagcagcaggaggtcGACCGCTTCAACGCTGCTCCCAAGAAGGCGATCTACAAGCTCTTCAACGTAACTGCCGAGGAGAACGCGATTCCTGCCTCGCACGCCGACTTCAGCAGCCAGTGGGAGCACACGCTGCTCCCACCGCTTAcgtctgctgccgcagcgaaGGTGGAGGCCGTCGCCGACTTTCTCAACCAAGTCAGCTCCCTCAACCCTGAGGCGGTGTCGGAGTTCCTGACGACGCCGGAGGTGTTTCCGCTGCAAGTCTGCAGAACCTACCTGCGGCGCCTGCCACTGGCCGGGTGCAGTGTGCTGGAGGCCATCAGCGAGCTCCTCatgcgtgtgcagctgccCAAAGAGGGGCAGCGCATCGAACGACTGCTCGAGTACTTCTCCGCCGCTTACTATGAGGCAAACCGCGGGCACGGCATCGACAGCGACATCTTCCCGTTTAAAAGCGACACGGCGGTGTTCATTGTCGTGGTCGCTACGGTGATGCTCAACACCAACATCCACAACCCTTCCGCAGGGATGCGGTTAGATGTGAAGGCGTTTCgcggccagctgcgccgctgcaacgacgacgagagcTTCGCCGACAGCTTCGTGGACGATATTTTCGACTGCATCAGCACGCACCCGCTCGAGAGCATCAAGAGCATTGCCGCTGACGCGAACGCGAGCACCGACAGCACCAGCCGCGGGTCCTTCGACATGTTCTTTGTATcgcaggaggagaagcggcagctggCGTTTGgggtggagcggcagcgcatggTGAGCGagacgcggcagctgctgaagctgcgAACCCAGCAGGAGCCGCTCGCGCCTGCCccggaggggtggtggtgcgctgtAGCGAAAGATTTCTTCCTCAGCACCTGGTCCTCAGTGTGCGCCGTCTTCGGCCCTGCCATGTACGAGGGCAccactgcggcgccgtcggaTGTCCTGCTGCAGTGTGTGCGGGggctgcagtcgctgctgtgcatgGCAGCCGCGTTCGACCTGCCAACGGAGTGCACCGTTACGCTGCTCACCCTGCTGCGCATGGCGGATGCGACGCCGGTGAGGGAGCATTGCCGGCGAGCGGTGTTGGTcgtggccgccaccacaTACGCCGTGAACTTTCCGGTAAGATGCTGGGTTGCGGTGTGCCAGATCATTCtggaggtgcgccgcaccgcggcggcggcgaccccGCCCCTCGTCGAAGACGTCTTCACACGGATCGAGGGCATCACGCGTCTTAGCGTCGAGACTGAAGAGAGGCGAGCGGCTGACGACTCCGCGCCGAAGACTGACCGGCCTACGGAGGCAATCCACCGCGCCATGGAAGGAGTCATGACCACCATCAGCGGCTACGCTGTCGGCGACGTCGCGAACCTCTCCtccgcgctggcggtgctgcgtcggGCCCTCGAGTACACGCGCATTGTGCACGCGAATCGCAGAACGGACATTGTGTACTTCGTAAATGTGCGCGACTTCactgcggtggtggcgccggcctACGTGGAGCTCGTGAAGAAGCACAGCTCCAGCGACGACGGACTGCAGGTGCTCTTTGAGTGCCTGGTGGACTTGCTGTGCACGATGTGGGTGTCCTACTCGACTAGCCGGGTCatggcaccggcggcggcggcggggaaggcggagacggcggagaCGCCGACGGTGGATACCGCTCCAGCCGAATTCGTGCAAAGCTTCCGCTTCCTGCGCAGCGTCTATGACGTGACGCTCGCGTCCGCCTCTGAGGGGgccgcgacgctgctgcagatgcaCACGCTACAAGCCATCAAGGAGGTGCTGTCGCGCACGGTACGCACGGCAGAGATGACGGCCGCTGGCCAGCACCTCTCCCTCTACACCATGATGGCGTCGTGGCAAGAGGTGCTGTACCCGCTCGCCGTCGCGTTGTGCGACCGtaacagcaccgccgtcgaggcAGGCAGTCTCGCCCTGTTGGTGCTGCGCAAGTTGGTCGCactctgcggcggcaccggcaccgcatCCTCCGATCGACTTCCAGGGCCAGTGCGCGCCGCACTGCTGTGGTTGCTGGCTCAGCTCGCCTACATGGGCGGTATGTGCGGAGACGCGGACAGCGCTCAAGTGTGTGTGGCACTCCTGAGCAGCATCTGCACGACCACGGTAGCAATGTCCGTGACGGCCGcgtcgtcatcatcgccGGGGTGTAGTACGGCCGGTCCGGCCTCTCCGGTGACCGCCGTGGCGGACCcgagcaccgctgcgcggctgATGGAACAGCGCAACGCGCTAACACAGCAAGTGGTGACGTCCATTGAAGAGAACCCGCACTATGTCGTCCAGTGCACGCTAGCGCGGCTGtgcttgctgctgcagtgcgaGCGAGAACAGACGCGTGCGGAGGTGAtgcaccagctgcgcaccctctcgctgcagatgcggccggcgcagctgtgccCCATGGCGTTGGACTTGGCGGAGGTCGTGTTAGAGGGCACCATCGGGCACGccgcacaccaccgccaggcgccacgcacgcagtCGAGTCTTatcccctttctcttcttccagatgccggtgccggcgtcgatgcggcggtgctcgcgGACGTCATTCCGGGCCACCGTGCCAGCAGCGCTCGGGTTCCTGGCCAACGAGCTGCTCACCGGCCTCAGTGGGGACGACCTGGCGATGGCCGCCGAGTCGGtcatgcgccgctgcctcctgcCGATCCTCCTGAGCCCCAATAGCCCCCATCAATGCCGCTTCATCGCCgtccgctccctctcccaaTGCGTCTCCGTCTGCCTACCGCAGAACAGCGCTGCGCGGTCcccgcagctggcgcagtgCGTGCTCGACTGCCTGGCGATGGCACTGTATGCGGTGCGCGTCCCGCTCACCTCCGTGGTGTCGCCCGACACCAGCTTCGTGGGCCGGCGCTGGCTGGACGCGCCGGCGATCAGCTCTGCGTCAGGATGGGCAGCGTACTGTGCTCAGGCTACTCACACGGTGGAGCTGATGGACCGGGCAGAGCCGCAGTGGCTCGTGCGCggggcggctgcagcagcggcgcaagtGGCGCTAAGTACATtggcagcaacggcaaccGAAGAGCGGGATGGCGCGGCCGCTACCCCGACATCGAGTCGCGGGGGTTGCGCCACCAGCGAAGAGACACAtcgcgccgacggcgccgccttcgtcCCGGACGAGGCGCTCATCGAGTATGTGAACCTGCTCGCCCAAATGTTGGCCGGTGTGCCGAAAGAGCTGCAGGGTGTTgtggcgagcgccgccgccgctgctggcagcgccacgccgtctgccggcgcggtggcggtgccggacATGAATACAGATGACTGGAAGCTGCCCCGAGCCTCTgtcacggtgctgctgcagttgtGCCTTCAGGCGGGCGGCACGCTCTTCGCCGTGTTGTGGCGCGTTAACCACCCGCACGAGGTGGAGCAGTACGCGATGCAGTCGGTGGAGTCGAGACGGGAGGCGCTAGCGTTCACCAGAAACAGCGGCCTGTTGCCGCACGCGGCGATACGCAGCGTCCTACAGTGCTACCTGAAATTGGCCGTTCTGTCCACCGAGTACCCCTCTgccgagctgctggaggttACCACGGACATCATCGAGGGAATTCGGCAGGTGCAGGCTGCcacccacgccgccgcgccgtcgccctcgccgccgtccttggcagtcggcggcggcgccggggcTGTGACGGCGGgggcgagcagcacctccctcgctgccgacggcgccTCGCTCCAGCGACTGCCGCcgcaagagcagcaacacgTGCGCACCTGCAACTCAGGCATGTACCAGCAGCTGTCTGTTGTCCTGGGGTATCTGGTGCGGTTGCTGACGGGGCAATCCACGTCGATGGCGTCGGTGGCCGGTTGGGCAAGACGGCAGGAGGCCTTCGAGGCAATGGCGCTGCACCCGCAGTTCTTCTCGTCCCTGGTctcgctgctgacgccgaCGGCCGGTATGCTGATCATCACGGTGCGCGACTATTTCGCATGGTACATCGCTCACGCACAGCTGCCGCATCAGGCAAGCGAAATCGCCGGGCCTGTCACGGTtagcggtggcgctgcctgCTCGGGCGAGGCTACCTCAACCTGGGCAGCGGAGAGCGACGAGGAAGGCCCGTCATCTTCGCAGCTGACGGCCTTGAACGGCACGCACGACGGCAAAGGCAGCGCTTTCGGCAGCTACAGTGTCAACGGTGGCGGGTCGGTGAAGCTCAGTTATGTGAAGGCAGCTCGCACACTCTCGCCGAAGCCCTCAACGGTGGGCATGGCAAGGATGTGCATGACGGAAGTGGTCAGCGATGTGGCCGCGAAGAGCACCCGCAACTTCAATAGTGAATGACGGCAgggatgacgacgacgagtcGCTGCTGAGTGCGCCCTCTCTACACCGCACCGTCAACGCCGTGGCAGGAAGTCCCGCGAAGGAGCACTGCTTCACAAGTCCATTGAGGAGAGAAAGCGGTGGAGCGAAAGGCAGCACCACTGCATGCCTGGGTGTCCCTCGTTGCGCGCATGCGGTGGCGTGTGATGTATGAGGTGTGTGTTGGccacagcggtggcggctgttGTCTGGTCAGGTGCAATAAGGAAAGGGATCGAAAGCAAGGAAAGTCGAGAGGCAGCGCTCAGGGGTGCGCGGTCTGGCGGTTCTGCGGAAACACagtgggagggggcagaCACACTGGTGTGTGCTCACACCTACACGCACGCCCCTCGCCCCTTCCCAGCGCGCTCACAGAGACGCAGGTGAAGAACAGAGAGTCCGCGTATGTGTCGCAGTGCCCTTCCCGCGTCGTTGAAAGGTGTAGAGAGGACGGCAACGGATGCAACCGCTTCTTACGAATGGGAAGATCAGCAACAGCGGAGCGCCCGACTCACATCTATGCATGCTGTGCGTGAATCTGTGTCTGCGTcaagggaaggggaggacCACAGCGAGTACGCGCACATTCTACGGATCTACCCGAGCGCGCGATCACACGCTCTCAACCTCACTCTCCGCCCAATCagcacctcttctctctctctcacgcacatATTTGTTCTTCCCACATCTGCTACGGCCCTACTCCTCAGGCTGCCCACGCGAAGCGCATTCAAGCTTCATATGAGTGTGGCCACGACGCgctcgcagctgcgcatcgccATCGGCCTCTCCGGCGGTGtcgacagcgccgtcaccgccctCGTGCTGCAACGCTGTGTTCACACCACActcgacgtcgccgcgctTCGCTGCTTTGGCGGCCCacgcgctccgcctccgccactgcGCGCACTACGAGCGGCGGTTGACGCACATGTACCGCTCCACGAGCTGCTCGGCAAGCTGGTCACCGCAGGCGAGCCGGGCATTGCGGCTGCAGGCTACGATGCTGCGCCTGTGCAGTACACCCCCTTTTTCATGCGCAACTGGCACGATGACAACGCGGCCTCTGGATGGTGTGAGCGAGCCCAGGTCGACTACGACGATGCGCAGCAAGTGGCAAGGGCGCTAGACCTCCTTCCCCGCGACGGCACGCCTCTGCCGATGTACGACCTCTCCAGCGAGTACGTTGGGCAGTGTTTTGAGCGCATGCTGGCCGCCTACGCCGCAGGACACACGCTCAACGTGGACGTGCTGTGCAACAGCAAGATCAAATTCGGCGCCTtgacgcgtgcgctgcgtcgcACGGGATCGGCGTTCAGTGAAACACTCCTCGCCACCGGTCACTACGCGCGCACGTGGGACCTTCCGCGCGGTGTCCACGGTGGCGATAATGCTAAGAGACgactggtgctgctcgtgcgGCCGTGCTCTGCGGGGCGGGACCTCAACGATCAGACCGTCTTTCTATCCCGGGTGCCGCCATCTGCCCTGGCCACGGCGATTTTCCCTCTCGGGCACCTCTTCACCTGCAAGGCGGATGTGCGTGCACTGGCGAGGCACAGCTTCGGGCACAGCggtggcacggcggcggtggcgagctCAGATGGCGAGCCGCAGCGTACGGTGGCGCACATCTCCCGAAAGAAGACCAGCACGGGTATCTGCTTCGTCGGGCCGCCCTCCGCTGCCACGTGCGCCGGCGATACATCGTGTAGCTCgcgcttccctcccttcttgAACGAGTAcctcccgccaccgccaccgccgcccttgCCATCGACCCGCACGGTGTTCTGCGACGCGGTGACGGGGGAAGAGCTGCTCGTGCCTGGAGACACAGCTGAGCACTTCGCCGGGGCGCCATTGCAGCCTTTTGCGTGCCGTCTACATCGTGGTCCCATGTTTGGTGCCCTCCGGGCAGACTACCCGGGCCTCCTGCCGGCCTACGCCTTTACTCTCGGccagcgtgtgcgtctctgccgccgcaccgttGACGGGCGAGTGCGCGAGGCGGCCTACTACGTTGCTGACAAGGTGCTGGCACCTCTGCCGTCGTCGGATATGAGTGACGACAAAGCCGTGCCTGTGCGTCTGCTGGCAGAGGTGCGGGTGGTTGCCCAGTGGAACCACGCGCTGCTGTACGCCTCTCAAGCCACGGTCGCGTCACTGCACTGGTGGCTACCGCCGCCTGTGCTGCATCAGCGCGCTGTGGCCTACCATGAGCGTGGCGTGTATGGGCTGCGGTGTCATTGCTGCACGCGGCATCAAGAAGCACTGCAGCCAGCGACAGTGGAATGGGAAGCGGCGGACGAAGAGCTCAGCGCGGATGCGGAGGTGCGCGTTCGGCGTGCTCGCGTACACTTCGATGCCCCTCTTCGTGCCGTTACGCCGGGACAGGCGCTCGTGGCATACATGCCCCTCTTGGAGCTCGAAGGAGGGTGGAAGAAGGGCCGTGACGCCTCTCGCGGTGATGCcgagccgtcgccgcctgaGGCAATGGCTGTGATCGGGTCTGGCTGGGTTGTGTCGCCTGACTCTCCGCCGCCTGGAGggctcactctctctctgctgaCAGTCtagccccccttccctctcctctccagcGGTGCGCACCACGCCTGCAGATGACGACTCTGTCGTCATTTCGTCGCTTGTCTTCGTGCCGTGTTGACCTCTTCACAGAACTTGTCGTTGTCTCTTTATGCCACCGCCCAGTGCGACGtcgaagccgccgcctccccaccccctccctcttctccgaAGAGGGTGGctgggagagagaagagaggagaggagaacgGCGCGGTGACATATGTTGCCGCcttcgctgtcgctgcccaATCCATCTCTCAACGTCAGCACGACCCCAGcagccccaccccctccatcAGTCGGCCCACACTCATCTTGCACCGTCCAGCCCTCGTCCGCCCTTCCCACCTTGTCCTGCTTTTCCTTGACGCatatgcgcacgcgcacgcttgcatgtgagcgagagagcgcgctgctgatgagtgcagccacacacgcatacgcttCATATCCCTTTCTTCGTTCCTGAGCCCTTCGTGGCGCTCTCTTAGAGacccaccctcctcccgtGTTCgagtgcgtctgtgtgccaCCCCAATGCTGCTCTCTTCACCGgtggcgcgtgcagcgcagaAGGCGCCGGTGACCGCAGGCTTATTGGTGTTCATGTGTctcatgctgctgctgagctcTTCCAAAGATTTGACGTGCATGCATAGCGCCCTCTATGAGCTGTTTCCGTGGCGGTTCGTCACGTACCCGCTTGCGATGACGACGCGGCAGCCCTGGCGTGTCGCCGTGAACACCGCTGTTGTCCTCGCCGGGGCGTCTGCTGAGGCATccacaggcagcagcgagtaCGCCACCTTCCTGCTCTTCACCGCCGTGGCGACAGGCGTTCTGGTGCTCCTCACAGACCTCGTCATGTTCGATCCGCTACGGCTTGCTGTTTGGGGCGGCAACGACAGCCACAACCGGCCGTACGGTTACACGGGCGTGTGgccggtggcggaggtggttgggttctctctgtgccgcgTGCGGGGGGTGTCGGCGTTGGTCGGTCCGCGACTGCGCTGCGGTCAGCTGACGCTCCAACGACTCCCACTCGCTATTGTCTGGGCCGCCTTCGGCTGTGATGTGGTCTCGCTGGTGGTGGGCCGCAGTGCTGAGGATTATAATGAGCACCGTGAAGGTTGGCAGGTTATGGTGGCGTCCATCGCCTTGCTTGTGAGCTGGCTGTACGAACGCCGCGTCACCGGAGCTGCGAacagcgccttcgccttAGAAGCCTTCATGTATCCGGACCCGCTCAGGGATGGCGCGCGCTGGGTGTGCGGACGCGTGCAGAGGCGTCTGCAAGCGTCGCCACTGCGCTTTCTACTTCCACCTGAGGGAGGAGTCGGTGGTggggcggcagcactgcccACGCCGTTGTTctcccgcgccgccgtgggcAACGCCTTTCCTGGCAGCCCAAACACcgcgacaacgacgacgaccacgGCGCTACTGCCCGGTACAaccgcagaggaggcggaaaGGCACCGCCTCATCGCACGAGAGGCCCTCGCCCGCCgacttcagcagcagcagtcaaGTGCATCTACGCCAtccgctgcggaggcggtcGACTTGGCGACGAAGACAGCGTAGCGGCCCCTGACTGCACGCCGACGTTGTTTGGCTGGacagggagggaagaggcggaggcgccgatggcggcggcaatGTCGGGCACCTGACGTGGTGTGCCTTCTCTCATGGCAGAACGCGCCTGGAGCTGTTGCGCCTtcgcatctcctcctcctcctggcTCCTTGATATTAGTGAGCCGCGTGCTGCATCTACCCTCGGCACACACGAAGCGATTCGCACATGAGGctcacacgcgtgcgcgcctctgtctgcctgtctgtctgtgcaTGTGAGTGAGGGACGAGACGAAGAGACTTGCACAGAACGTCTTAgtcgccctcccctcccccaccttcTCCATCTTCTTCTCGTGAAACCCGTGACGCTCTCACCGACCGCTTCCTTCGCTCTGCGTGAAGTCGACGGAGCCGCTGAGccggccctcctcctcccccccccatcctTCACTGCGCCGGCTGCCATGCGCCTCAGTCTCACTTGTGTGGCTGTCTTTCCTGCGAGCCAGCAATGCATGCCTTCTGCCGTCGTCCTCGAGTGGGAGGTGATACCTTGGTAGCGTGGCaccacacacatgcgctcAAACCTCCAACCCTCTCCTTCTTGTGATTCTACGAGTCGTAaggtgtgcacgcgcgcgcctcctgtgtgcgtgcccggACCCGTCGCTGCTTCAGAGAGCAGGCGCACAGCCTGGCCTCCCTTTGCCCTCGACACACCAAGCCAGCAAGACGcggagagacacacacgcagagaagcgcggagcgaccaccaccaccacaactCATCTGCACAGACCTAACCACACATCGAGAGCCAAGCATGAAGTGGGACTGGGGTGttctgcggcggcagacgcTGGAGTTGATGTacggtgccaccgccgagcagcggcaccatcaGTCGCAGCACCGAGATCAGAAGCAGGCGTACGAGGCCTTCATGGCGAtgtccgccagcgccgcgggtGAACCGCATTGCAGTGGGGGCAGCGCGGCTCCTAGCGCTTTCCCGCCTGCCGCTgggaggcggcaccgcgacCACGGATACGCCGCTGTCCGAAAACACTTCCAGCGCATCCCAGATATGTTTCTCGACATAGAGTTTTACTTTGCCATCACTGGCGTGGGCCTCTTCGACCATCTCGtcgggctgctgctgctgccgctgaaggTGCTCACACAGTGGCGACGGTGCGAACTACGGGACATTATTACACTGCTTGTTCTCACCATGACACTGGGTAGCTACTGGGTTGCGGGTCTGGCGACAACGCAGCTGTACTCCTACCTCTACCACGCCGTACGACGCACGTCGTTCATCAAGGTCGTCATGATCTTCAGCATCCTCGATGTGGCGGACAAGATCCTCTCATCCCTCTCGCAGGACTCGCTCGAGGTGCTCTACGCCGCCGTCGAAGATGAGTACGCCTaccgctgctctcgccgccgccagaccaagccagctgcggcaga is from Leishmania donovani BPK282A1 complete genome, chromosome 7 and encodes:
- a CDS encoding tRNA-methyl transferase, putative — encoded protein: MSVATTRSQLRIAIGLSGGVDSAVTALVLQRCVHTTLDVAALRCFGGPRAPPPPLRALRAAVDAHVPLHELLGKLVTAGEPGIAAAGYDAAPVQYTPFFMRNWHDDNAASGWCERAQVDYDDAQQVARALDLLPRDGTPLPMYDLSSEYVGQCFERMLAAYAAGHTLNVDVLCNSKIKFGALTRALRRTGSAFSETLLATGHYARTWDLPRGVHGGDNAKRRLVLLVRPCSAGRDLNDQTVFLSRVPPSALATAIFPLGHLFTCKADVRALARHSFGHSGGTAAVASSDGEPQRTVAHISRKKTSTGICFVGPPSAATCAGDTSCSSRFPPFLNEYLPPPPPPPLPSTRTVFCDAVTGEELLVPGDTAEHFAGAPLQPFACRLHRGPMFGALRADYPGLLPAYAFTLGQRVRLCRRTVDGRVREAAYYVADKVLAPLPSSDMSDDKAVPVRLLAEVRVVAQWNHALLYASQATVASLHWWLPPPVLHQRAVAYHERGVYGLRCHCCTRHQEALQPATVEWEAADEELSADAEVRVRRARVHFDAPLRAVTPGQALVAYMPLLELEGGWKKGRDASRGDAEPSPPEAMAVIGSGWVVSPDSPPPGGLTLSLLTV